The genomic stretch AGGCGGTTGGTGtcatgtaaaaaaaaaataataaataaaaataaaaataaaataatagtaGTAAATAAATTTGTTGTTGAATTATAATGACTTGTTTTCCTTGCGATTGTATCTGAATCgtgttgccaagtaacatggtggcattagttgtaccacatgaaagttgatgtgagacatgttctagatggATGGTTAAACGGTAATTAGTGTATGTCGGAAGTTCGTGAGCGGCGATTCGCACTGCGCGTCGGATGCTTTAAGTGTATATAATATAACAGTGGACTGTGATAAACTTGCATGATAGTGACAAGGGTCGGCAGGTTTAGttgtggacggtgatgatgatgacatggggggggaacGGTGTTTACAAGGGGTGATGACCTAATCGGGGAGATGGGTGAGATGGGGTTGGTTCCGCGCCatgagcgggagaggtgagttgaacttcggggacgaagttctttttaaggggggaagactgtaatacccgcccttttagggatcctttgaccagcattgactgtccttgggggagtgggagtaaccttagggaagcGTGCCagaccatcttggggtgcgttttaagagtgatactcgatagagtagaggctactcgatcgagtagctagggtactcgatcgagtagggggccactcgatcgagtaggttgggtactcgatcgagtgcctggatttcagcgggggttttatatcgcgttttgtcaaatccgcaaatcactttcattactttcctcctatccttcagccgcctctttcccttcccttcacctcaaaacctccatggatgccttttgaagattcttgagccttaggagagcgtctcttgagtcgggtagcggtcttttttgAGTTTtccccctaataggtatgtcacaatcatcatccgtgcctttgtctcgttagttagggtttgcttgttgtaatagatgtttgtatggtgctaataggctttgcttgtgcgctggatgctttgtttgtcggcatggattagttgcggatgcgtaaaggtaggttcgcctactcagtttctgtagatggtctagtgtgtcagtTGTTGTGATTGCTTGTGATTGCTTGGTGTTGTGACGGCATGGTGACGATTGTGGTGGTGatggtgttgttgatggttctcgagatgcgttctcggctgagtggggtcacttgcgggagtggcttcacaccctagtttcgccccccgtggaacccgccacgggaggggatgtgcacattaatgagcagggttatcgctcggtatgaggagcggggcttaggtgggaacggctgcggtcccccactggcagggctggtccagtggacagtcagtgatagaGGATGTTGGTGTGTTGTGGTTGTGTGTGAGCCGTTGGCATTATATtgacttgctagttgtagttggGTTTGCTCTGTTGTATCACAGTACTGACCTTgtatgtttgtttgtttgttgtgtgtctgccgtgatcccttatggtgagcagtcggtcttagcaggtgttgatgttgttgatggctgAGGTCCGGGCAGGGAAGAGTCTTCACGAGTTTCGTTAGTCACGTCGAGTAGTAgccgagttgtatcttttgtatagtctttgtttaaatcacttgtaatacagTATTATAGTTCTTTTATTGGCGTTTGgttattactttcctcgggcaaccgagatggtaacgctcttataTCGTagggaaggcctagttaaggctcctctgaatatgggggtgttacatgctgggtcggactcctctggttcctctggggtaagcctcgttcgtgttgcggggacgctgtcctcccatgagtgcgggaaggacttaggtctaccacgcccactttgggctcccccggcgacttggctgggtcagcttctcctagcgctccgttcaaatttctcggagtcacattttgggccctggtctcctggacggtttccgccgctcttgtcggcgtgacagtgtgagcgggcgtattactAACTAAAtccaggaccattttcagttttgctatgtcaaccacatgtcccatgatggtgacctggttggctggcagcggcgtgtccagcattattggcatcccgaactccggttggattactccgccggtggagggctgcacgactccagaattgttgaaggtatcatcctgGTGGAATgaggtttcgtcggtcacgactgcgtcttgttgtttcgacatcttcttagctttttgggtgggtttttgttgtttttattttttgttttgggaatgaatgtgactagcttctagtgtcttttcccacagacggcgccaattgttccgggtgtaattccagagcaggtatagttaccacccgtggcttgttgaatgatgtcttgagttggattctcctttggtcttaatcgttcctctcggcctctcctgcaacaatgaacgaactgagggcttggctttgtgccaagcgtactcactccgacgctcaagtcagtaaacttaagggataagttgttacttggctgaatgtatattgtagagagataaggaagatattaccagatgaatagtgtatttaggtttagttgtggattagttggatcctttcctcaatgaaggttgaggagtatttataggctttcaccttttgtcacgtagtggccaagtggctagcaggtggaaagactgatctacccctcggccgagggacctatggcaggccggcgggccctgttgactcaccgccgaggggtcttggatatgagtacgcgggtatgtgtcccggtggcaaagttgtcatgccgagaccagCCGACCGCCGATGGGTCGATCATCGGCTAAtttatctaagtcgttgacttgctgtggatatctttgaccttgctcaatacgttgacttggtcagcggtgcagaatatgccccatcaataatagtAGAAGAAAATTTCAAGTTGGATCCGATATCCAAATATTTTAAATTACTATCCATATCGTATCCAAATACTAAATCATCAGAATTTTGTTCTTTCCTAATTAGCATGTCATTGGAACGCTAACTAGAGGCAAATATTTTAACTTTGCCTTAATCCCCCAGGGTTTTATTGGCAGGGCGAGTTTCTCTTTTAATTACCGCGTTTACCATTAAAGGAATATTGTTGTGTTAAACAAGAATTAGTATCAGACCGAATTACATATCTTGTCAACTTGTCACCTTTGGCAATATTTGACCTCCCGTAAACGTCTCCTTAACTTCGGTTCAACTTTCAGGTAAACTTTTCTCTCCCTGCTCTCTTACCCTCGAAACCTTCATATGAAGTATTTTACTATTAACACCTGCTGCATAATTTCTTAAGCAAAAGTAGTAATTTTTCTTTGTGCAATTTTGTGCTACTTTACAGATATCAACTAACTTAGTTGGTAAAGTCGTATTGGGGATACACATGACCTAGTTCAAACCCCGTCAACATCAAAATTGCCCTTGTGCCTCCCTTTTACTAATTTCACCGTTTTATTGTTTGCGAATAATACGGAAATTTTATTGTATGTTGATTGTTTAGTGTGTTGAGTATGGCTTCAATTTTGATTTTTGGGTTACATTGATCAATTTTATGTTGCTACCTTAATCATATAAGATTACTTAATTTGTAGTTTGTactacgacaattttttttttaaaattgaaaTTGTCTGAACCAAATAGAATTTAGGTGAATTGAAATTAAGTCTAAAAGAACAGTAAAGTTCGTCGAAGTCTTGTCAAGAAACATGAAACCACATTAAGCCTTACTCATGTAGAAGTGTGGAACAGAATTTTGATTAGTTGTTTCAACTAATTCGATTCATCTTAGTATGCTCCCGTCTCCCTCTGTCCTAATCATTTATTTAGCTTTTGATTAAAAATTATTCTTACAAATAATattaaaagtaaacaaatgaacggGACAAATCGAATATATATTTAAACATTATGTTACTGATTCGCGATTAATTTTAGCATGACATCCTGATGCTCCATTGTTTCAGGCATAGAATGGGTAAAGTACGTAAGTCGAAGCGACAAAAGAAACCCGATGTTCCTTCAGACTTAATTACGGAGTTGCCAAGACATGTAATCGATGTGATCATGGAACACTTACCCCTTTACGATGTTGCAAGAATGTCGGTTCTGTCACACAAGTGGCTCAACATTTGGAGATCAATTCCGAAACTTGTATTTGATACTCAATTTTTCAAGCAGGTCTTTAATAAGACAACCCTAACAAAAGTCAACACCCTTGAATTTTACAACATTGTGAGCAGAATACTTCTTCAACATTCGGGTCAGATTCTCCGGTTCCACGTGAACATTCCCCGTATTACATCCTGTCCGGATCTTACTCCATGGATATATTACTTGTCGAAAAATGGTGTTTCAGACATTTGCATTCAAAATCAGTATCAGAGTCCTCATAAGTTGAGCTCTCACATTTTCTCCTGCGGCAACCTTGAAAAACTGAAGCTTCAGTCTTGTATAATTAATCCTCCTCATAACTTTAAGGGTTTTGGAAAGATGACGTGTCTCGACCTTGATAAAACCTCGCTTTCTTCAAAAGCATTTAAAATTCTTATTCGGGGTAGCCCACTTCTGCAAGAATTAAGATTAACGAACTTCAATCGTATGCAGAACGTTAAAATAATTGCTCCTAATCTTTGTCATTTGGTTGTGGATGGCCCGTTTAAAAAACTCTACGTGAGAAATGCTGAAAAATTGGTGTCAGCTGTTATTTGTTTACAGAATCATGTCGAAGTCAGTCACCAGGACCGTTTACGTGTCCTGCTCCAGGCTCTGGCAACTTCGTCTAAGCTGCAGAAACTTGCTTTCGGGGGTCACTTTGTCAAGGTGAGTTGCGCTGTTGCCGTACCTTTAACAATTTGTTCTTAGAATGAAGTAGCTTTTTtcattagttcaatcggaaatagtcgaattttttggttaattagcaaaataattaggcAATTAGCGTTCATTTGAAATTATTTGGGTCCATAGTGTCCACGTTATCACTttttattttttccaatttttaaagGAAACCACTAAGAAACCAAAaggcttcattttttttttttttttttttatatataaaaggcaAAACCGCTAGGAATCTTAGCGGCTTATCGTATCAATACGGTCATTTTGTGGTGTACCTAATGTAAGTTGTTGGAAATTGTTGGAAACTAGGAATAAGCCGCTGAAGTTATCAGCGGTAttgcttttaatttttttttattaataaacCAGATACAAATATTTGGACGATGATATTTTGTAAAGCCGCTAGGTTTCCTAGcgttttgtataaaaattgaaaataaaaataaaaaatgatgacATGGACAATGGACCAAAATAGTTTGAAACTAATACTAATTCCCTAATTAGCTTGCTAATAAACACTTATTAACCAAAAAATTCGAATTAGTCTCCGTTTGTGTGAGCCTAGTACATTAGACCCCTCTTAACCCGTCATTGTTCTTACCCTAAAGGTAAAGTGGTTGTtcctaaactttttttttttttttttttttttttgcagacaATTTATGGAATGATCTTGCGGGCTCCAACTTTTGAGAAACTGAAAAACCTTGAGTTATCGTCCATCCATTTGAACGAAGTTAAGGAATTTTGTTCGATTATAAGCATCATCCAAAAGTGTCCTGCCATTGAAAGGCTAAACATCTCTGTAAGTATCTCTCTTATATGATGGTGATTATGTACGAGTCACTGGCTGTTCAAAAATTTTCATTCATCTAATCATCTTGCGTTAGACGGTTAGACCTGGCAAGCaagtcaagcgggtcgggtcaatttgggGTAGGGTTGTTCGAGTATTAAAAAAAATCGGCCCGGGCCGGGTTATTTTTGTTTGAGTCATTTTTTTGTGAGTGTTTATCAAGTTATTTGGAGATAACGGTGAGTATGTGATATTAAACATTTGGGTTGGGTTGAATAGGGTCAGGTTAAATCAGGTCTCAATTTGGGTGCGGGCAGTGGCGATTATGGAGGAGGTGCACGGGAAGCACCCGCACCCATTTTGTTAAAAATTTGTGTTATTTGGAGTACATTTTTACCAATCACACAAGAAATTATTATGTTAGAACCAGATTTCTCACGATATAACATAAATCCGCAACTTCTATAATTTCGTTAATTTTTCGCACCCCTCTCATTGAATCCTGGAATTGCCTCTGGGTGCGGGTCAGATTATTTGGCCGGGTCATTCGAGTtagttttgccaggtctaggctTGCGGATTTGAGAACATGTCATCTTCTGTTATTTGCCAGGTCAGTTTTTACTGAAAAAGCATAATGATGTGGTTTATTCATTACTGTTAGGTTTCGACGAGCAAAAATGAGTCGGATCATCAGTTAGAATACAATTCCAGCTTCGTTCTGCAGCGTCTCTGTTATGCAAATGTTAAAATTTGTAATGGCTCTAATATGGAGCTCAGGTTGATTGAATTCTTGCTGAAATGCTCCCCTATCTTGAAAGAGTTATCGATTACTGCATCCGCTAACAGCAAACGTGCGTTTACACAACCGGTGATGTTTGAGTTGGTTTCTTTTTATAGAGCGTCACAGAATGTGAAAATCAGATGCCTTTCTTCTGTCATCGACGTTTCTTCTAGTGATTCTTcttctgatgatgatgatgattcttCTAAGGATGATGATTCTTCTGAGGATTATTCCGATTCTGATTAGGGTATTGATTATAATTCCTCTTTGCGATCCTTTGATCATACTGATAATAGGTTGGGTTGTGACgcgcctaaaatgtcgcactaaaagacggccaaattaacaatttataaaccactaattagcactaattagcactaattataaactagtaaaatagcaagcaaggggtcgaacccaagagaagatgggttttgcaatagtgaaatcaaaagagtaattagaacaattgtgacaacaataacaacaaatatataaaaagggggggttttggttgagttttcaattgtaacaaaagcaaggaaattcaaacaagagtgcaaAGCAAGTAATCAATCAAGAGTTtaaagatggaaattaatcaatattaagagagacttaacccgacccaaagtttggcactttagttgacaaaacccctaaatcaatccttcaattatatattatcaccctattgtgaagataaatcttctaaatctccttagtaatggccaaatgacaaggaaatcacacttaatcaaataacccaacttatcaattctaccaagtagaaatcacatacattggtcaaattaacaagaagatatgagcacaagagattcaatagaggtaattagacacaatgaaattacaattaatgcccaattacaagttaatcctttacttgctaattaagccaagaagaaatcacattcattagcataataacaaggtgttgcaaagatgagattacaaggaaatcacacctaataatcccaacaacaataaattaaggaacttgattaattaagcaacaaggaaatcacacttaattactcaatataaacaaggattccaaaattcaaacaataaacacaaaaggattaacaatgataatgaaaattaaagaaggattaaagggtcttacaaccaaagattaagccttgagtcggattaagataggagattagttctccataattagatctaaaacccaattcaaaagatgaaaatattcccaaattacaaccttGATTAATTAACGTAAACAAAAGATCTCCAAAAACCTAATGGTGTTCAACTATTTATAGTCCTAATATGCGGAAGATTAATGGGCTTTAAGTTAGAAGCAAACCCGTAATCAAAACATGCTAAAACACGCTGAAACCCAGATATTTCGCACCGTGCGAAATATGGGTCCTGGAatttcgcacggtgcgagttcccTGCTGGACAGCATTTTTTCCGAAGGCCATATCTCTCTCGTTACTTGGCCAAatgaggcgtgtgacctaccgttggaaagctaagaacataagctttcacttccacttggccttgcatcgatacgagctctagaactcaagatatacccATTTGAAGTCGATCCTTATGCAAATGACGCTTCAAATCTTCAATTGCTTCATCATTTCACTTCTTCATGTCTTAGCTAGTCTTCCTTCTTGCTTGTAGATGTTTTGTACCTTGGTAGACTTCAAGACACGCCTTTGCTTCCGATAATTGCTCAAAACTCCATTACTAACCCGACATTAAGAATATGGTAAATGTGACGTAAATCATGTGAAACCACGTCCCAATGCCGCtttattatgcataatataagcGAAATAGATAGTAGAAATACGAGCCTATCAGGTTGTCTTTAATCTTACCAGCTTTTTATGGTTTACAAAGTGTTAGTCTCGGGTGACATAAAACCGTGATTTTACAATAAAATACTTGTGTAAAATAACTTTACTTAATTATTTGAGTTCTGATTTTTCTGTCACAGGCAAACAATGACTGTACCGGATAACATGGCATGAATCTAACaagaaattaacgggtttgggtagTGGTTTAATGACGCATTTATGTAAATGAGTCGACACAAACACGACAATTAAAGTACTGTCTTGAAAAACCTTCTaggaaaaaaatataaaacatgGGACGACACAAACACAACTATGCTTAAActgagtttttatttttttaagctTAATATTTCAAAAGTAGTTTTCAAGAAACGAAAACAAATTGATGCTTCTATCCTTATCGGCAAAAACATGATATTTGAGTTTTTGAGAATCTACTTATTAACTTTTAAATTTGTGGTATGTTTGGCTAAAAAGTgttttttagtccaaaaatactTTGATAAGTAAGGCCAAACACACACACTAAAATTTGCATCGAGAAATTTTTAGGGGGAAAAAATATGGTGCTACGAAAAActttttaggaaaaaaaatcaaTCTTTTTTAAAATTGTGCAATTTAATTAGGAAACATACATATACTATAACAAtttaaatttgacacaaaatacgAATATCATATCTTACCAATTCAGTTACATATAAACGTTGATGTCATGATTTTAGTCCATATTAGATCATAAATTTCCATTTAAaaggtctcatgagagaccgcCTCTCACTAATTTAGTAGGAAATATAATAGGAGAAAAAAATATTCAGCGAGTCCCTCAttccatcatgtgagaggtctcttaATAGCGcgcgctattgagagaccgtctctccggagtttttgtgAATATAAAATTACAGCTAGTCTTACCTGTGAGGCTGTGACAGCTAATCCTGTCACAAGCTTGTAACCTctcagaaaaaaaataaaaaaaaaggggacaaggtggggcacccccttGTGCTTCCCACCCACCtttcaatgggtattttgtgagaggaaacgttatccgtcacaaacttgttgATAAAATTATGTGTGGCTAGACTTGGTTGTTATGAGTGGGGATTCTCTGTCTCATTTGGTGTCCCAATCTGTATGCCACTCCAATCACCTTCTAACATatcaacaaattaatataattattgtaatattttattttataacaaGTGTCAAAAGGTGAGTGGAGTGACAAATATAATGGGACACAAAAGTGGGACTGAGATCCTTACTGGGTTGTTATGCAAGTAATATAAATTATGTGTGGCTAGACGTGGTTGTTACGCAATTACACAATAATACATTTTGAAAAAC from Silene latifolia isolate original U9 population chromosome 2, ASM4854445v1, whole genome shotgun sequence encodes the following:
- the LOC141631974 gene encoding F-box/FBD/LRR-repeat protein At1g13570-like, whose protein sequence is MGKVRKSKRQKKPDVPSDLITELPRHVIDVIMEHLPLYDVARMSVLSHKWLNIWRSIPKLVFDTQFFKQVFNKTTLTKVNTLEFYNIVSRILLQHSGQILRFHVNIPRITSCPDLTPWIYYLSKNGVSDICIQNQYQSPHKLSSHIFSCGNLEKLKLQSCIINPPHNFKGFGKMTCLDLDKTSLSSKAFKILIRGSPLLQELRLTNFNRMQNVKIIAPNLCHLVVDGPFKKLYVRNAEKLVSAVICLQNHVEVSHQDRLRVLLQALATSSKLQKLAFGGHFVKTIYGMILRAPTFEKLKNLELSSIHLNEVKEFCSIISIIQKCPAIERLNISVSTSKNESDHQLEYNSSFVLQRLCYANVKICNGSNMELRLIEFLLKCSPILKELSITASANSKRAFTQPVMFELVSFYRASQNVKIRCLSSVIDVSSSDSSSDDDDDSSKDDDSSEDYSDSD